Proteins encoded in a region of the Prochlorococcus marinus CUG1416 genome:
- a CDS encoding branched-chain amino acid transaminase yields MHEFLPYAWFEGKCIPFKEAKISIATHALHYGTAAFGGMRAIPNPTNKEEFLLFRTDKHIKRLSQSAKLLLTDISEEYIFKALEEVIKRNKPEKPIYIRPFVYTSDLGIAPRLHNIETDFFIYCIELGDYLSPDGVSCRMSSWTRQEDRSLPLRGKISGAYITSSLAKTEASLSGFDEALLLNSSGKVSEASGMNLFVVRNGDLITPGVDQDILEGITRASVIELAKSFGINVIERPVDKTELLIADEVFLTGTAAKITPVKKIESTELNVKRPIMNKLKNKLIEITEGRSQDYDNWVTRISI; encoded by the coding sequence ATGCATGAATTTCTTCCATATGCCTGGTTCGAAGGTAAATGTATTCCATTTAAAGAAGCAAAAATATCAATAGCTACTCATGCACTACATTATGGTACTGCTGCATTTGGAGGAATGAGAGCTATACCTAACCCAACAAATAAAGAAGAATTCCTTTTATTTAGAACTGATAAACACATAAAAAGATTATCTCAAAGTGCAAAATTACTCTTAACTGATATTTCTGAAGAATATATTTTTAAAGCCTTAGAGGAAGTTATAAAAAGAAACAAGCCAGAAAAACCTATTTATATAAGACCATTTGTATATACAAGTGATTTAGGTATAGCTCCAAGGTTACACAATATTGAAACAGATTTCTTTATTTATTGTATTGAACTAGGAGATTATTTATCCCCAGATGGTGTTTCTTGTAGAATGAGTAGTTGGACTAGACAAGAAGATAGATCTCTCCCATTGAGAGGAAAAATAAGTGGAGCTTATATTACTAGTTCATTAGCTAAAACGGAAGCTAGTTTATCGGGTTTTGACGAAGCCTTGCTATTAAATTCAAGTGGTAAGGTAAGCGAAGCTAGTGGTATGAATTTATTTGTTGTAAGAAATGGAGACTTAATCACTCCAGGTGTTGATCAAGATATCCTTGAGGGGATTACTAGAGCTAGTGTAATTGAATTAGCAAAATCATTTGGAATAAATGTAATTGAAAGACCAGTTGATAAAACAGAATTATTAATAGCAGATGAAGTTTTTCTAACTGGTACAGCAGCAAAAATTACACCAGTTAAAAAAATTGAATCAACTGAATTAAATGTTAAAAGACCAATAATGAATAAGTTAAAAAATAAGCTTATTGAAATAACAGAGGGTCGTTCTCAAGACTATGATAATTGGGTAACAAGAATTTCAATATAA